The proteins below are encoded in one region of Pirellulales bacterium:
- a CDS encoding serine/threonine-protein kinase, with amino-acid sequence MDLPATQLQTPPEPRAAAMKFTYTSGSRPLDGYTIKRGIGQGGFGEVYYATSDAGKEVALKLIRRNLDVELRGVTQCLNLKHPNLLALFDIKIDERGDSWVVMEYVAGESLEDVLARHPNGLPIDEALLWFHGIAAGVAYLHDRGIVHRDLKPGNIFNDDGLVKIGDYGLSKFISASRRSGQTESVGTVHYMAPEIANGRYGKEIDLYALGVILYELLSGQVPFEGESVGEVLMKHLTAEPDVSRVPEAFRGVVARSLAKDPQQRPHSVQEFLAALPTDYGRPVAPASLPSRPRPEPALAETTFLRSADEPPAPPQRAAAMPTGNAGVNTPPIGADAHTVFQRFLTWWTPLPKKKKILAAGAAAIVLSAVTQMGSGDGEAHTFSRILLLTVLILGGMRLAGWFSNRPIVAPATPRPAPPTRPVAAHPVAAATAQAPQPLAPPAQYPVRYSRRERRLARRSSGRELLSAKTSREKVTELFGSLLLSALVAGATSLLMLIVQHRDQQFYSEYAWLGLCAAMGAWGVLIPAKLWEGRQGDVVLRRFVMLGIGLAFGLAAFETGPRLLKIVLENDVHLPHVGFDSRSSSSVEGQPEVMSYLAYFGFLFLVLRWWKQADPLRSSRLSLWSLLVCVFWAGALSTCWYFPQPWGMMMAGAISLAVQLSSPWIDPQNRVAQAASAPAAST; translated from the coding sequence ATGGACCTCCCAGCCACCCAGTTGCAGACTCCACCCGAACCCCGGGCCGCGGCCATGAAATTCACGTACACCAGCGGTTCGCGGCCGCTCGATGGCTATACGATCAAGCGCGGCATCGGCCAGGGAGGCTTCGGCGAGGTTTACTACGCCACCAGCGACGCCGGCAAGGAAGTGGCGCTGAAGCTGATTCGCCGCAACTTGGACGTCGAGCTGCGCGGCGTGACGCAATGCTTGAATCTGAAGCACCCCAATCTGCTGGCGCTGTTCGACATCAAGATCGACGAGCGTGGCGACAGTTGGGTGGTGATGGAATACGTCGCCGGCGAGAGCCTCGAGGACGTGCTCGCCCGGCACCCCAATGGTCTGCCGATCGACGAGGCGCTGTTGTGGTTTCACGGTATCGCGGCCGGCGTCGCCTACCTGCACGATCGGGGTATCGTGCATCGCGATCTGAAGCCAGGCAATATCTTCAACGACGATGGCCTGGTGAAGATCGGCGACTACGGCCTGTCGAAATTCATTTCGGCCAGCCGCCGCAGCGGGCAAACCGAGAGCGTGGGGACCGTGCATTACATGGCCCCCGAGATTGCTAACGGCCGCTATGGCAAGGAAATCGATCTGTATGCCCTGGGGGTGATTCTGTACGAGTTGCTCAGCGGCCAGGTTCCTTTCGAAGGCGAGAGCGTGGGCGAGGTGCTGATGAAGCATCTCACGGCCGAGCCCGACGTGAGCCGCGTGCCCGAGGCGTTTCGCGGCGTCGTCGCGCGCTCGCTGGCAAAAGACCCGCAGCAGCGCCCGCACTCGGTGCAGGAATTCCTGGCCGCACTGCCGACCGATTACGGGCGGCCCGTCGCGCCGGCGAGCCTGCCGTCGCGCCCCCGTCCCGAGCCGGCCTTGGCCGAGACGACATTTCTGCGCAGCGCCGACGAGCCGCCGGCCCCTCCGCAGCGCGCTGCCGCGATGCCGACCGGAAATGCTGGCGTCAACACGCCGCCGATCGGCGCCGATGCTCACACGGTCTTTCAAAGATTCCTCACCTGGTGGACGCCACTCCCCAAGAAGAAAAAGATTCTCGCCGCTGGCGCCGCGGCGATCGTCCTTTCCGCTGTCACGCAGATGGGAAGCGGTGACGGCGAGGCACACACATTCTCGCGCATTCTGCTGCTCACGGTACTCATCCTGGGTGGGATGCGACTGGCGGGCTGGTTTAGCAACCGGCCGATTGTCGCGCCGGCGACGCCGCGGCCGGCGCCGCCAACGCGGCCCGTTGCCGCGCATCCGGTCGCAGCCGCGACTGCGCAGGCACCGCAGCCGCTGGCTCCGCCTGCGCAGTACCCGGTCCGCTATAGCCGCCGCGAAAGGCGTCTGGCGCGTCGCAGCTCGGGTCGAGAGTTGCTTTCGGCCAAAACCTCGCGTGAGAAGGTGACCGAGCTTTTCGGATCGCTGCTCTTGTCGGCCTTGGTGGCGGGTGCTACGTCGCTACTTATGTTGATCGTGCAGCACCGCGACCAGCAATTTTATTCCGAGTATGCCTGGCTGGGGCTGTGCGCGGCGATGGGCGCTTGGGGCGTGCTGATCCCCGCCAAGCTGTGGGAAGGTCGCCAAGGAGATGTCGTGCTGCGCCGCTTCGTCATGCTGGGAATTGGCCTGGCGTTTGGCCTGGCGGCTTTCGAGACCGGGCCGCGCCTCTTGAAGATCGTGCTCGAAAACGACGTGCATCTGCCGCACGTAGGGTTCGATTCGCGTTCCTCCTCGAGCGTCGAGGGGCAGCCGGAAGTGATGAGCTATCTAGCCTATTTCGGCTTCCTGTTCCTGGTACTGCGCTGGTGGAAACAGGCCGATCCGCTACGCAGCAGTCGGCTTAGTCTGTGGTCCTTGCTGGTATGTGTTTTCTGGGCCGGAGCGCTGTCGACCTGCTGGTACTTCCCGCAGCCGTGGGGAATGATGATGGCTGGGGCGATCTCGCTGGCCGTGCAACTATCGAGCCCATGGATTGATCCACAAAACCGCGTGGCCCAGGCAGCAAGCGCCCCGGCCGCGAGCACTTAA
- a CDS encoding DUF1501 domain-containing protein gives MKHSTDAREFDRLLRQTRRHFLRDTALGLGATALALLEQPATLAGAAAGAAAPDADPFMPRPPHFAPRAKSVIYLSMSGGPPHLDLFDYKPELVRRDGEDCPESLTKGKQFAFTSGTPKLLGTRQKFAQRGQSGAWMSDALPNLAGVADDLTIIKSVWTEQFNHGPAELLLYTGFPRAQDRASMGSWITYGLGSESRDLPGYIVFVSGRSLPSAGKAAWGSGFLPSVYQGVQCRTGGDPVLYLSNPEGMDRSLRRMSLDAINDLNRVEAQKLGQPETATRIAQYELAFRMQTIVPETMDLSAEPAYVLGDYGAEPGAATFANNCLLARRLVERGVRFVQLFDWGWDFHGTNANEEIEAGLVNRAKTMEKPVAALIRDLKQRGMLDETLVVWSGEFGRTPFREGRTKDGKFLGRDHHPFSNTIFMAGAGLKPGISYGATDELGWAPVENPVHPHDLQATILHLLGLDHTRLTYRFQGRDFRLTDVRGQVIRDVLS, from the coding sequence ATGAAGCATTCCACCGACGCACGGGAATTCGATCGGTTGTTGCGGCAAACGCGGCGGCACTTTTTGCGCGATACGGCGCTGGGTCTGGGCGCGACCGCGCTTGCGCTCTTGGAGCAGCCGGCGACGCTGGCTGGCGCGGCTGCCGGAGCGGCTGCGCCGGACGCCGATCCGTTTATGCCCCGACCGCCGCATTTCGCGCCGCGCGCCAAGAGCGTGATCTACCTGTCGATGTCGGGCGGGCCGCCGCATCTCGACTTGTTCGATTACAAGCCTGAGCTCGTCCGCCGCGACGGTGAGGATTGTCCCGAGTCGCTCACCAAGGGGAAGCAATTCGCCTTCACCAGCGGCACGCCGAAGCTGCTGGGCACGCGGCAGAAGTTCGCCCAGCGCGGCCAGAGTGGCGCGTGGATGTCGGACGCGCTGCCGAACCTGGCCGGCGTGGCCGACGACCTGACGATCATCAAGTCGGTATGGACCGAGCAGTTCAATCATGGTCCCGCCGAGCTGTTGCTTTACACGGGCTTTCCCCGCGCACAGGATCGCGCGTCGATGGGCTCGTGGATCACGTACGGATTGGGTTCCGAAAGCCGGGACCTGCCGGGCTACATCGTTTTCGTTTCCGGGCGGTCGCTGCCGAGCGCCGGAAAGGCCGCTTGGGGAAGCGGGTTTTTGCCCTCGGTTTACCAGGGCGTGCAGTGCCGCACCGGCGGCGATCCCGTGTTGTATTTATCGAACCCCGAGGGAATGGATCGAAGCTTGCGCCGCATGAGCCTGGATGCGATCAACGACCTCAACCGCGTCGAAGCGCAAAAGCTGGGTCAGCCCGAGACCGCCACGCGCATCGCCCAGTATGAGCTGGCGTTTCGCATGCAGACGATCGTGCCCGAGACGATGGATCTCTCGGCCGAGCCGGCGTACGTGCTGGGCGACTACGGGGCCGAGCCGGGAGCGGCCACGTTTGCCAACAATTGCTTGCTGGCGCGGCGGCTGGTCGAGCGCGGCGTGCGGTTCGTGCAGTTATTCGACTGGGGTTGGGACTTTCACGGCACCAACGCCAACGAAGAGATCGAGGCCGGCCTGGTGAATCGGGCGAAGACGATGGAAAAGCCCGTCGCCGCACTCATTCGAGATCTGAAGCAACGTGGCATGCTGGACGAAACGTTGGTGGTCTGGTCGGGCGAGTTCGGCCGCACGCCGTTCCGCGAAGGGCGCACCAAGGACGGCAAGTTCCTGGGGCGCGATCATCATCCGTTTTCCAATACGATCTTCATGGCCGGCGCGGGTCTGAAACCGGGCATCAGCTACGGCGCGACCGACGAGCTTGGCTGGGCGCCGGTCGAGAACCCGGTGCATCCGCACGATTTGCAGGCGACGATTCTGCACTTGCTGGGACTGGATCACACGCGGCTGACGTACCGCTTCCAGGGGCGTGATTTCCGTTTGACGGATGTACGCGGCCAAGTCATCCGCGACGTGCTGAGTTGA
- a CDS encoding sigma-70 family RNA polymerase sigma factor, with translation MSSASQPDTLLVERIRAGEPAAWNDLINRFEGRLLAFVESRLRHRAASEDVVQETFIGFLTSIPNYDPARPLEGYLFSIAAHKLTDHLRREGRRPALPLAGNSTGGGEWELPGSQRPASSIARSGERKALESAALVEAIAGLMRRWKQQGDWEKIKCAELLFVRGLPNKEAAKQLGISEQAVANYKFDFLARLRSLVKQSGLPSDVFPELQEK, from the coding sequence ATGTCTTCCGCGTCGCAGCCTGATACGTTGCTGGTCGAGCGAATTCGCGCAGGTGAACCGGCGGCGTGGAACGATTTGATCAACCGCTTCGAGGGGCGGCTCTTGGCCTTCGTCGAAAGCCGTCTGCGACATCGCGCCGCGAGCGAAGACGTCGTGCAGGAGACGTTCATCGGCTTTCTGACCAGCATCCCCAACTACGATCCGGCGCGGCCGCTGGAGGGGTATCTCTTCTCGATCGCGGCTCACAAGCTGACCGACCATTTGCGGCGCGAAGGGCGTCGCCCGGCGCTGCCGCTGGCCGGTAATTCCACAGGTGGCGGTGAATGGGAACTGCCCGGCTCGCAACGGCCGGCCAGCAGTATCGCCCGGAGCGGTGAACGCAAAGCGCTCGAGAGCGCGGCCCTGGTCGAAGCGATCGCCGGGCTGATGCGCCGTTGGAAACAGCAGGGCGATTGGGAAAAGATCAAGTGCGCGGAGTTGCTGTTCGTGCGCGGCTTGCCCAACAAAGAAGCGGCAAAGCAATTGGGCATCTCGGAGCAGGCCGTGGCGAACTACAAGTTCGATTTTCTGGCCCGGCTGCGATCGCTCGTCAAGCAAAGCGGCCTGCCCAGCGACGTCTTCCCCGAACTGCAAGAGAAATAG